One Lycium barbarum isolate Lr01 chromosome 5, ASM1917538v2, whole genome shotgun sequence genomic window carries:
- the LOC132641966 gene encoding wall-associated receptor kinase 3-like isoform X2: MSFSTKIFLVFLLIHPLEAIPSIIPLNGSCTDRCGSIVLKYPFGSGFGCGHPAFSRFIKCTSGVLQFSTGTGIYTISSLDYSTNTLVLTDPFMSTCSSMQNSGSFTLDHSTPFSIMKQNIFVLLGCSTTSAVFDPKQDLCDTGSGSNVCKGLYSCKGLTGIGLTPNGPISTCCVYDPPVPIGSGYGLNLPRLQCSSYSSIYGFGGNEGDPMKWQYGISLQYNNSYYPDDSCKNCEDSGGFCGFSGSDESFACICRNGVNTTINCYGRGYASSGTWRHKIQTEMSGGGILFLWMMMLFM; encoded by the exons ATGTCATTTTCTACAAAAATCTTTCTAGTTTTTCTTCTAATTCATCCACTTGAAGCTATTCCAAGTATCATTCCACTAAATGGTTCTTGTACTGACAGATGTGGCAGCATTGTCCTAAAATATCCCTTTGGTTCCGGATTTGGTTGTGGACATCCAGCATTTTCAAGATTCATAAAATGCACTTCTGGTGTTCTTCAGTTTTCCACTGGCACTGGCATTTACACTATATCCTCACTAGATTACTCAACCAACACTCTTGTTCTTACTGACCCCTTTATGTCAACATGTTCCTCAATGCAAAACTCAGGCAGTTTTACATTGGACCATTCAACTCCATTCAGCATTATGAAACAAAACATCTTTGTTTTACTTGGATGTTCCACAACATCTGctgtgtttgatccaaaacaaGATTTGTGTGACACCGGTTCGGGTTCAAATGTTTGTAAGGGACTTTATTCTTGCAAAGGGTTGACAGGGATTGGATTAACACCAAATGGTCCAATTTCAACTTGTTGTGTTTATGATCCACCAGTTCCTATTGGTTCAGGTTATGGTTTGAACTTGCCTAGGCTTCAGTGTTCTTCGTATTCGTCGATATATGGCTTTGGAGGAAATGAAGGAGATCCTATGAAATGGCAATATGGGATTTCTTTGCAGTATAATAATTCATATTATCCTGATGATTCTTGCAAGAACTGTGAGGACAGTGGTGGATTCTGTGGTTTTTCTGGTTCAGATGAGTCTTTTGCTTGCATTTGTAGGAATGGTGTTAACACTACTATTAATTGCTATGGAAGAG GATATGCTTCGAGTGGGACATGGAGACACAAGATCCAAACAGAAATGAGCGGTGGAG